A region of uncultured Desulfobacter sp. DNA encodes the following proteins:
- a CDS encoding DUF488 family protein: MGSKEGKISWDEYKQMYRELMQKSYRENLSAWNDILGKDEVTIVCFCAFWEDCHRYLLAGYLEKLGAEYMGSGFNARQRLVVISPEMFRRIAVLWRH; this comes from the coding sequence ATGGGATCAAAAGAAGGCAAAATCTCTTGGGATGAATACAAACAAATGTATCGGGAATTGATGCAGAAATCTTACCGGGAAAATTTAAGCGCCTGGAATGATATTTTGGGCAAAGATGAGGTAACGATTGTTTGCTTCTGCGCATTCTGGGAAGACTGTCATCGGTATCTACTGGCAGGATACCTGGAAAAACTTGGGGCTGAATATATGGGGAGCGGGTTTAATGCCAGGCAGAGATTGGTCGTCATATCTCCTGAAATGTTCAGACGGATCGCTGTACTGTGGCGTCACTAA
- a CDS encoding GIY-YIG nuclease family protein: protein MGNRLIKHNEGTAAKYTKSRLPVELAAVKGDLTKREAYQLEYQIKKTPTHKKIATLNDWKPKN from the coding sequence ATGGGAAATCGGCTGATAAAGCATAACGAAGGGACTGCCGCAAAATATACAAAATCCCGCCTGCCGGTGGAATTGGCTGCAGTCAAAGGAGATTTGACCAAACGTGAGGCCTACCAGTTGGAATATCAAATCAAGAAGACCCCGACTCACAAAAAAATAGCGACACTGAATGACTGGAAACCCAAAAATTGA
- a CDS encoding YheU family protein — protein sequence MNAVKIPYDQLSLKALHGVVEEFVTRDGTDYGEVEVPLGSKIAQVLAQLRSGKAVIVFDQETDSATILRSDDPLVKALEG from the coding sequence TTGAATGCTGTTAAAATCCCTTATGATCAATTGAGCCTCAAAGCCTTGCATGGTGTCGTTGAAGAATTTGTAACCAGAGACGGCACGGACTATGGTGAGGTTGAAGTGCCTTTAGGCTCCAAGATTGCCCAAGTGCTGGCTCAACTCCGGTCCGGCAAGGCCGTTATCGTTTTTGACCAGGAAACGGATTCCGCTACTATTTTGAGAAGTGATGATCCTTTGGTGAAGGCTCTGGAGGGGTGA
- a CDS encoding class I SAM-dependent methyltransferase, producing the protein MKKEATFKWDDKEFIEFYRNSANVIMLERQRCIEILIQVLSLHFPNLTGLSILDLGCGDGEISSNIIKQSNSCNFTLLDASEEMLSKAKERLGNSSIVYTHMSFEDYFEKNSEDSKYDIVVSANAIHHLDYIGKSEIFTQIYKELKLGGAFVNIDPVEPPSSYSEKIQFGIWKNSMNETIKKTGRNEEVGKYDHIPSKYKNNLENKPSGLWDQLKALEQSGFRDVDCFYKYSIFVVYGGFKF; encoded by the coding sequence ATGAAGAAAGAAGCCACATTCAAATGGGATGATAAAGAATTCATAGAATTCTATAGAAATTCTGCAAATGTAATAATGCTCGAAAGGCAAAGATGTATTGAAATCCTTATTCAAGTATTATCACTACATTTTCCTAATCTCACAGGACTAAGCATTCTTGATTTAGGCTGTGGTGATGGCGAAATTTCAAGCAATATCATTAAGCAATCAAATAGCTGTAACTTTACCCTGTTGGATGCTTCAGAGGAAATGTTGAGCAAAGCAAAGGAGAGATTGGGAAATAGTAGCATTGTATATACACATATGTCATTCGAGGATTATTTTGAGAAAAATTCCGAAGACAGTAAGTACGATATAGTTGTCTCTGCAAATGCCATTCATCATTTGGATTACATCGGAAAATCAGAGATTTTTACTCAAATTTATAAAGAGTTAAAATTGGGTGGCGCATTCGTCAATATTGACCCCGTAGAACCGCCATCTTCATACAGTGAAAAAATTCAATTTGGCATATGGAAAAATTCGATGAATGAAACTATAAAAAAAACTGGCCGCAATGAAGAAGTTGGAAAATATGACCATATTCCAAGTAAATATAAAAATAATCTTGAAAATAAGCCGAGTGGTTTATGGGACCAGCTGAAAGCTCTTGAGCAGAGTGGGTTTAGGGATGTCGATTGTTTTTATAAATATAGTATTTTTGTTGTATATGGTGGGTTTAAGTTTTAA
- a CDS encoding tautomerase family protein — MPEDRTNKFTIIEITILPGRTFEAKKKLYNLIFRQLKQLDYQDNDAVVVLSEPELNNWGVRGGIPASEIDIGFNLKV, encoded by the coding sequence ATTCCAGAAGATAGGACGAACAAATTTACAATTATTGAAATTACGATCTTACCTGGAAGGACCTTTGAGGCTAAGAAAAAATTATATAATCTAATATTTAGGCAGTTGAAACAACTTGATTATCAAGATAATGATGCGGTTGTTGTTCTGTCAGAACCAGAACTAAATAATTGGGGTGTCCGTGGAGGTATTCCAGCAAGTGAAATTGATATAGGTTTTAATTTAAAAGTATGA
- a CDS encoding isochorismatase family protein, with protein sequence MSHMCVDATTRAAFDYGFNCVVVEDACATRDLVFKDKTIKASDVHASFMAALSVPYAQVLNTNETLKNML encoded by the coding sequence ATGAGCCATATGTGCGTTGATGCGACAACCCGCGCCGCATTTGATTACGGGTTTAACTGTGTTGTCGTTGAAGATGCCTGTGCAACAAGAGACTTAGTATTTAAAGACAAAACAATAAAAGCATCAGATGTCCATGCCTCATTTATGGCTGCGTTGTCCGTACCTTACGCACAGGTTCTCAATACCAATGAAACATTAAAAAATATGCTATAA
- a CDS encoding HipA N-terminal domain-containing protein, with translation MNGVSVGRLICSAKGIISFGYDEDWLSARNRRLLSLPLPLTTQVYSGDRVENYFDNLLSANMALRNRLQARVGPSSIRAFDLLSHIGRDCVGAVQLVPEGETQNVKMVTADRMDEEQIKAILKSLNVDYS, from the coding sequence ATGAACGGCGTTTCTGTAGGTCGTCTGATCTGCAGTGCCAAAGGGATTATCTCTTTTGGTTATGACGAGGATTGGCTTTCAGCCCGCAACAGAAGACTCTTGTCCCTGCCCCTGCCTCTTACAACCCAGGTTTATTCTGGCGACCGGGTTGAAAATTATTTTGACAACCTGCTGTCGGCCAACATGGCATTGCGCAACAGGCTACAGGCCAGGGTCGGGCCCTCGTCCATCCGGGCCTTTGACCTTCTCTCTCACATCGGCAGGGATTGTGTGGGGGCCGTGCAACTTGTGCCCGAAGGGGAAACACAAAATGTCAAAATGGTCACCGCAGATCGGATGGATGAAGAGCAGATAAAGGCTATTCTCAAGTCCTTAAACGTTGATTATTCATAA
- a CDS encoding PAS domain-containing protein has protein sequence MDSFLIPGLIAVTTMSLIVAVLYLYLYLNNKDRILQFWSAAWGIYSLRFVIQTSVVLHFLPPWMVVLQEVATLTGTFLCIAGAKAFANKPADTWWWYGAVISIGWVVFAQIVHLPFLAADLPIAFFTGLLFCWSGIIILHQTQIRSPGRIVSGYALILWGIHRADYTFLRPVGWFAPWGFLIAAVLFLTAAIGILLLYYDKIRGELEREIQERKEAESAFQENEKDLKASQRIAHLGSWRLDLDTNKVRWTEELYRMYGFDLALTPPPYSEYMKLFTPESWKQLSTALSKTIETGIPYELELETVWGDGSNGWMWMRGETEKDSAGKIIGLWGAAQDISQRKRAEDALLESEKRLSFVLNGSQLGFWDWDILTGKVTRNDIWAEMLGYTLEEIEFSTKQWTDLHHPDDKDLAWQSIQDHLEGRTSVHRIEYRMRTKNGQYKWILDQAKIVQRDSNGNPLRMSGTHTDITDLKNAEEKLKENEQRYVRAQRMGKVGNWEYDLVNGTFWGSEMAKQIYGFDSESDRFTTDEIENCIPERERVHQALIDLIEKDVPYNLEFDIHPASGLKARTIRSMAEVLRDESGAPLKVVGVIQDITEQIESLKQKEKLEKELIQAQKMESIGTLAGGIAHDFNNMLSIILGNSEIMMEDIEPGHPCSSNLKEIRNAAQRSADLTRQLLAFARKQTISPKILNPNHVIEGMLKMLKRLIGEDIDLLWRPQTDLWSIKIDPSQIDQILANLCVNARDAIKGVGKVTIETGNISFDETYCEKHTGFISGNYIVIGVSDNGCGMDRETKTHLFEPFFTTKKNGEGTGLGLATVYGIVKQNSGFINVYSEIDQGTTFKIYLPRYFENSEQKTENEVQKDSPKGHETILLVEDEDAILKMTRQILERLGYTVLAANTPDEAIKISNVSGIKIDLMITDVVMPSMNGRELAEEILLSFPNMKCLYMSGYPANVIAHRGILDDGLDFINKPFSKQDLSIKLRKILD, from the coding sequence ATGGACTCCTTCCTGATTCCAGGTCTGATAGCCGTGACCACCATGTCCCTAATAGTGGCCGTTTTGTACCTGTATCTTTACTTAAATAATAAGGACAGAATTCTGCAGTTCTGGAGCGCGGCCTGGGGAATTTACTCCCTGCGTTTTGTGATCCAGACTTCGGTGGTGTTACACTTTCTGCCTCCCTGGATGGTTGTGCTTCAAGAAGTAGCCACCCTGACAGGTACCTTCCTTTGTATTGCCGGTGCCAAAGCCTTTGCGAATAAACCCGCTGATACATGGTGGTGGTATGGGGCAGTAATTTCTATTGGCTGGGTGGTGTTTGCACAGATAGTACATCTGCCTTTTTTGGCGGCTGATCTGCCGATCGCCTTTTTTACTGGTTTGCTTTTTTGCTGGTCCGGAATCATCATTTTACACCAAACTCAAATTCGCAGCCCCGGAAGAATTGTATCCGGCTATGCACTGATACTTTGGGGTATTCATCGGGCTGACTACACATTCCTGAGACCTGTGGGATGGTTCGCTCCCTGGGGCTTTCTGATCGCCGCGGTGCTCTTTCTCACCGCCGCCATCGGCATTTTACTGCTCTATTATGATAAAATCCGAGGTGAACTTGAACGTGAGATTCAGGAGCGCAAAGAGGCCGAGTCGGCTTTTCAGGAGAATGAGAAGGACTTGAAGGCCTCCCAGAGGATTGCCCACCTGGGCAGTTGGCGGTTGGATTTAGATACCAATAAGGTCAGGTGGACGGAAGAGTTGTATCGCATGTATGGTTTTGATCTGGCTCTGACGCCACCCCCATACTCCGAATACATGAAGCTATTCACTCCCGAAAGCTGGAAACAACTTTCAACAGCTCTGTCCAAAACCATTGAAACTGGAATACCATATGAACTTGAGCTTGAAACCGTGTGGGGTGATGGGAGCAATGGATGGATGTGGATGAGAGGAGAGACAGAAAAGGATTCGGCAGGGAAAATCATAGGTCTTTGGGGTGCGGCTCAAGACATCAGCCAACGAAAACGGGCTGAAGATGCTCTGCTGGAAAGCGAAAAGCGCCTGTCTTTTGTGCTAAATGGAAGCCAGCTTGGATTTTGGGATTGGGATATCCTCACAGGAAAAGTCACTCGAAATGACATATGGGCTGAAATGCTGGGATACACTCTTGAAGAGATTGAATTTAGTACAAAGCAATGGACCGACCTTCATCATCCGGACGATAAAGATTTGGCCTGGCAATCCATCCAGGATCATTTGGAAGGACGAACATCAGTACATCGAATTGAGTACCGGATGAGAACCAAGAATGGCCAATATAAATGGATCTTGGATCAGGCCAAGATTGTCCAACGTGACTCAAATGGAAACCCCTTAAGAATGAGTGGCACTCATACTGACATTACAGACCTGAAGAATGCAGAAGAGAAGCTGAAGGAGAATGAACAACGCTATGTAAGAGCCCAACGTATGGGGAAGGTAGGAAACTGGGAATATGATCTTGTGAACGGGACCTTCTGGGGTTCTGAAATGGCCAAACAAATTTATGGGTTTGATTCAGAGAGTGACCGATTCACCACCGATGAAATTGAAAACTGTATTCCGGAAAGGGAACGTGTGCATCAGGCGCTGATCGATTTGATCGAAAAGGACGTTCCTTATAACCTTGAATTTGATATCCATCCTGCCTCAGGGCTTAAAGCCAGAACGATTCGATCCATGGCAGAAGTTCTCAGAGACGAATCGGGTGCGCCGTTAAAAGTTGTCGGTGTGATTCAGGATATCACAGAGCAAATAGAATCATTGAAACAAAAAGAAAAACTTGAAAAAGAGCTTATTCAAGCTCAAAAAATGGAATCCATTGGGACATTGGCTGGTGGTATTGCCCATGATTTCAATAATATGCTCAGTATCATTCTGGGCAATTCGGAAATAATGATGGAAGATATCGAACCTGGGCATCCATGTTCTTCAAACCTGAAGGAAATTCGAAATGCAGCACAGCGCTCAGCAGACCTTACCCGCCAGCTGCTGGCGTTTGCCCGGAAACAGACGATTTCTCCCAAAATTCTTAATCCCAACCATGTAATCGAGGGCATGCTTAAAATGTTAAAACGCCTGATAGGAGAAGATATTGACCTGTTGTGGCGCCCTCAAACGGATTTATGGTCCATTAAAATAGATCCTTCCCAAATCGATCAAATATTGGCCAATCTCTGTGTCAATGCAAGGGATGCCATAAAAGGCGTAGGCAAAGTCACCATTGAAACCGGCAATATTAGCTTTGATGAGACCTACTGTGAAAAGCACACTGGTTTCATATCTGGAAATTATATTGTAATCGGTGTCAGTGATAACGGCTGTGGAATGGATCGGGAAACGAAAACACATCTTTTTGAGCCCTTTTTTACAACAAAAAAGAACGGAGAAGGAACCGGACTTGGTCTGGCGACCGTATACGGCATTGTGAAACAGAATAGCGGATTCATAAACGTTTACAGTGAAATCGACCAAGGAACCACTTTCAAGATCTATCTGCCGAGATACTTTGAAAATTCCGAACAAAAAACAGAAAATGAAGTTCAGAAAGATTCACCAAAAGGCCATGAAACCATTCTCCTGGTGGAAGACGAAGATGCTATTCTGAAGATGACAAGACAGATACTTGAAAGGCTGGGTTATACCGTGTTGGCGGCAAACACTCCTGATGAGGCTATCAAAATCAGCAATGTCTCTGGCATTAAAATCGACTTGATGATAACCGATGTGGTCATGCCATCAATGAATGGACGTGAGCTTGCAGAAGAGATCCTATTGTCCTTTCCTAATATGAAGTGTCTGTATATGTCCGGCTATCCGGCAAACGTGATCGCCCATAGGGGGATATTGGATGATGGTCTGGATTTCATAAACAAACCTTTTTCAAAACAGGACCTTTCTATAAAATTGAGAAAAATATTGGATTGA
- a CDS encoding heme-binding domain-containing protein, which translates to MMNKRIILILIGVLILACIGSYFVSKILVSERNPPQRYSGIIIGNEADKILNRVCFNCHSNETRWPWYTSLPMINILISSDVGDARDRLNFSNWDSIPKDKRDLYINMVFDKIEHNEMPPMIYKLGHPEAKINQEDLKILKTTASSLGISFTPN; encoded by the coding sequence ATGATGAATAAACGTATTATCTTGATTCTTATTGGTGTACTCATCCTTGCTTGTATTGGAAGTTATTTTGTCTCAAAAATTTTAGTTTCAGAAAGAAATCCACCTCAACGATATTCTGGAATAATAATAGGAAATGAGGCGGATAAGATTTTAAATAGAGTTTGCTTTAACTGTCACAGCAACGAAACACGTTGGCCTTGGTACACTTCTTTGCCAATGATAAATATTTTGATCTCAAGCGATGTTGGAGATGCAAGAGATCGTTTGAATTTTTCTAATTGGGATTCTATCCCTAAAGACAAACGAGATCTCTATATAAACATGGTATTTGATAAAATAGAACATAATGAAATGCCACCTATGATTTATAAACTTGGTCACCCAGAAGCCAAAATAAATCAAGAAGACTTAAAAATATTGAAAACGACAGCAAGCTCCCTTGGAATTTCTTTTACACCCAATTAA
- a CDS encoding LysE family transporter, with translation MILVIVRPVIIAVSLLIDNSVHDTHLDNVAQKVNIIEQMLGVFYDDLDRNIVTTFNPKSLIFIAAFLPQFINSANSLGLQFLIIVPTFLFITFTVTTVWALITGNIRDFLHESWALKPILRTAGGMMTVAGFGLSMARRVN, from the coding sequence TTGATTCTCGTCATCGTAAGACCTGTGATCATTGCCGTCAGCCTGTTGATCGATAATTCGGTTCATGACACCCACCTGGACAACGTGGCCCAAAAGGTCAATATCATTGAGCAGATGCTCGGGGTGTTTTACGATGACCTGGACCGGAACATTGTCACTACTTTCAATCCAAAAAGTTTGATCTTCATTGCTGCATTCCTGCCTCAGTTCATCAATTCCGCTAATTCACTTGGATTACAGTTTTTGATAATTGTTCCAACCTTTTTATTCATCACCTTTACAGTAACCACCGTGTGGGCATTGATTACCGGAAATATCAGAGATTTTCTACATGAATCGTGGGCATTAAAACCCATCTTAAGAACAGCCGGTGGGATGATGACAGTTGCAGGATTTGGGCTATCCATGGCACGACGTGTCAATTAA
- a CDS encoding PAS domain-containing protein, producing the protein MKKTQHENEKSKYKLLKSIFIDNEEWLMSRILEYALMQGYSAYTSTLKEAWRLSISGLTGSILQGIKAHTTAPELTPEEDMNDDPIAMFGIVEAQKHRERGVSLSMFLGLMKYYRQSYIDLIHNKITDRTVFRDYELSVNRIFDRIEIGFCVEWSGSKGDNTILELQINNRMMTNEKNKYLTIFESIPNPVIILNRAKKIDNMNLLAAELFKTNISPGSQYYCLSRDRQLEIEQYLDEDKPIDPSCFGGAALSELLPWLEHEINNYVDNNLDSLIFEKQIALNQQSFIYSIKFSKILDISGKFDGIIIILEDITSLKRALEEVKTLSGLLPICSYCKKIRDDKGYWTQLESYIHDHSEAEFSHGICDDCMEKYYPDNDISEE; encoded by the coding sequence ATGAAAAAAACACAACATGAAAATGAAAAATCAAAATATAAACTATTAAAGTCAATCTTCATAGACAATGAAGAATGGTTGATGAGCAGAATACTTGAGTATGCATTAATGCAGGGGTATTCAGCTTACACGTCAACTTTAAAGGAAGCTTGGCGACTATCGATATCCGGTTTAACTGGTTCCATTCTACAAGGGATTAAAGCACATACGACTGCTCCAGAATTAACTCCAGAAGAAGATATGAATGATGACCCAATCGCTATGTTTGGCATTGTTGAAGCACAAAAACATAGAGAAAGAGGAGTTAGTCTAAGCATGTTTCTTGGGTTAATGAAGTATTATCGACAGTCCTATATTGATTTAATCCACAATAAAATAACGGATCGGACCGTCTTTAGGGATTATGAATTATCTGTAAACAGGATATTTGATCGCATTGAGATTGGCTTTTGTGTTGAGTGGTCAGGTTCGAAAGGTGACAATACCATCTTGGAACTTCAAATCAATAATCGAATGATGACGAATGAAAAGAATAAATATCTGACCATATTTGAAAGTATTCCAAATCCAGTGATAATTCTGAATCGTGCGAAAAAGATTGATAACATGAACCTTTTGGCTGCTGAATTATTTAAAACAAATATTTCACCAGGGTCTCAATATTACTGTCTAAGTAGAGATCGCCAGTTGGAAATAGAGCAATACCTGGATGAAGATAAGCCTATAGATCCTTCATGTTTTGGTGGAGCAGCCCTGTCTGAACTTTTGCCGTGGCTTGAACATGAAATTAATAATTATGTAGACAACAATCTTGATTCATTGATTTTCGAAAAACAAATTGCCTTAAATCAACAATCATTTATCTACAGCATAAAGTTCTCTAAAATTTTAGATATAAGCGGCAAATTTGATGGAATCATTATAATATTAGAAGATATCACTTCGCTTAAAAGAGCACTGGAAGAGGTTAAGACATTAAGTGGTCTTTTGCCCATCTGTTCGTATTGCAAAAAAATTCGTGATGATAAAGGGTATTGGACCCAGCTTGAATCCTATATCCATGATCATTCTGAAGCAGAGTTCAGTCACGGGATATGCGACGACTGTATGGAAAAATATTATCCGGATAATGATATTTCTGAGGAATAG
- a CDS encoding histidine kinase N-terminal 7TM domain-containing protein: MKTNLVYIAPFMISVALMAGVAAMAWPHHGARGRRAFILFCFAAGYWSFTEGLLYLGFDIEINFLITCFQYLGIVLTAPTFLILSCIIFGFESWLKPYRARLLYIVPLFTLIAVWTNSYHHLFYADFYTIESGPFPMLGLHHGPLFWVSVGYHYLLLAVAFFLLLHQFLTSSGFKRGQAGVILTSLFIVWVANGIYITGHSPVRNMDLSPIAFSFVALSFAWGFCRYNFLDIMPIAKAEIFDGFDDAIMVLDKKNRFVSINPAGEKLIQKSFVDVSGKKIDEVIDEGTGLVLFQNTISCAF; the protein is encoded by the coding sequence ATGAAAACTAATCTTGTATACATCGCCCCCTTTATGATTTCAGTTGCTCTGATGGCGGGGGTTGCTGCTATGGCATGGCCACATCACGGAGCAAGAGGCCGGCGAGCCTTTATTCTGTTCTGTTTTGCAGCAGGGTACTGGTCTTTTACAGAAGGTTTGCTCTACCTTGGTTTTGATATAGAAATAAATTTTTTGATTACCTGTTTTCAATATCTCGGAATTGTATTGACTGCTCCTACCTTTCTGATTCTCTCTTGTATTATTTTTGGCTTTGAGTCATGGCTGAAACCGTACAGGGCAAGATTACTGTATATTGTGCCGCTATTTACCCTTATAGCTGTATGGACAAATTCCTATCATCATCTTTTTTATGCTGATTTCTATACCATTGAATCAGGACCATTCCCCATGCTGGGGCTACATCATGGTCCTTTATTCTGGGTTAGTGTTGGTTATCATTACCTTTTGCTTGCCGTTGCATTCTTCTTATTATTGCATCAATTCCTAACCTCAAGCGGCTTTAAGCGTGGACAGGCAGGGGTAATACTAACATCTCTTTTTATAGTATGGGTGGCCAACGGCATATACATTACCGGGCATTCTCCTGTCCGAAATATGGACCTGAGTCCGATCGCTTTCTCTTTTGTTGCACTTTCATTTGCCTGGGGATTTTGCCGGTACAACTTCCTGGATATTATGCCAATTGCAAAAGCAGAAATTTTTGACGGATTTGATGATGCAATCATGGTCCTGGATAAAAAGAACAGGTTCGTCTCAATCAATCCTGCCGGAGAGAAGTTGATCCAAAAATCCTTCGTAGATGTCTCCGGAAAGAAAATTGATGAAGTCATCGACGAGGGTACTGGGCTCGTACTATTCCAGAACACCATAAGTTGTGCTTTTTAA
- a CDS encoding HAMP domain-containing protein, with product MRKPKIKLSFQWKIRIAFCLLSVGLTSLGVYYFYVASYQTIFNLLQKNLRDVSSVGAMLFDHDNRNAIKRLKKKVFEEVEFDLKKIDSLPVGGSTRSIPPEKVKIIQSSDDFLTILHRLKMINYASYKGAVPLLDDYEETGHSGFAKGMIGAYLMVGVDSLPPDMGIYLVSTDAWATDDGWPGNPIGTLFRSFVPFSKIRHQIYIHKELITDSFYKSLSGSIPILDENNITIAILGVDYSVGPELNKLIKLKWICVVLILCSVILSFLLSFIISTFLNRSLKLLIEGTKNIGTGDFQTRISVPSNDEFNILAQEINDMAQNLQKITVSKGKLELEIIQRKQIQKEKQKVIEDLEIALDEIKTLKGIVPICANCKKIRDDKGYWNNLESYIEKHSDASFSHGMCPQCIEALYGKEQWYKKEGE from the coding sequence ATGCGAAAGCCAAAAATTAAATTATCATTCCAATGGAAAATTCGAATTGCATTTTGTCTGTTGTCTGTTGGCCTCACCAGTCTTGGTGTCTATTATTTTTATGTAGCAAGTTATCAAACTATTTTCAATTTGTTACAGAAAAATCTTAGAGATGTTAGTAGTGTAGGTGCAATGCTGTTCGACCACGACAATAGAAATGCTATCAAACGTTTAAAAAAAAAGGTTTTTGAAGAAGTTGAATTTGACTTGAAGAAAATTGATTCTCTTCCGGTAGGTGGAAGTACCAGAAGTATTCCTCCAGAAAAAGTAAAAATTATTCAATCGTCAGATGATTTTCTTACGATTCTGCACCGTCTTAAAATGATCAATTATGCAAGCTATAAAGGTGCAGTGCCTTTGTTGGATGATTACGAGGAAACCGGTCATTCGGGCTTCGCAAAAGGCATGATCGGGGCATATCTTATGGTTGGCGTGGATAGTTTGCCCCCCGATATGGGTATTTACCTTGTATCTACAGACGCTTGGGCAACGGATGATGGATGGCCTGGAAATCCAATTGGTACTTTGTTTCGATCTTTTGTTCCATTTTCAAAAATCAGACATCAAATATATATTCACAAAGAATTGATAACCGATTCTTTCTACAAATCCTTATCAGGAAGTATTCCCATATTAGACGAAAATAACATAACAATTGCCATACTTGGTGTAGATTATTCCGTTGGGCCCGAGCTGAACAAACTGATCAAATTAAAATGGATTTGCGTTGTCTTGATACTTTGCAGCGTTATCCTTTCTTTTCTGCTCTCGTTTATCATATCAACCTTCCTTAACAGATCCCTCAAATTACTGATAGAAGGGACAAAGAATATCGGGACGGGAGATTTTCAAACTCGGATCTCAGTTCCTTCGAATGATGAGTTTAATATTCTGGCTCAAGAAATCAACGACATGGCCCAAAACCTTCAAAAGATAACAGTATCCAAGGGTAAACTTGAACTTGAAATAATACAAAGAAAGCAGATTCAAAAAGAAAAACAAAAAGTGATTGAGGATCTTGAAATAGCCCTGGACGAAATTAAAACATTAAAGGGTATTGTTCCAATTTGCGCCAATTGTAAAAAAATTCGTGACGATAAAGGGTACTGGAACAACCTCGAATCTTATATCGAGAAACACTCTGATGCTTCTTTTAGCCATGGCATGTGTCCACAGTGTATAGAGGCGCTTTATGGCAAAGAACAATGGTATAAAAAAGAAGGAGAGTGA